The Rissa tridactyla isolate bRisTri1 chromosome 24, bRisTri1.patW.cur.20221130, whole genome shotgun sequence genome has a window encoding:
- the PPP1R1A gene encoding protein phosphatase 1 regulatory subunit 1A, translated as MEPNSPRKIQFTVPLLEPHLDPEAAEQIRRRRPTPANLVLSSDQSSPEIDEDRLPNPLLKSGLAMSPRQRKKVSRTTPTMKELQMMVEHHLCKQAQGEEEEEEAASAGGPGHCHHSDTEHSHSPGGTCPLATHQGRPGPGEPPTGTHGDGRQSLAEEGTHIAPKEGASKGAASSQ; from the exons ATGGAGCCCAACAGCCCCCGCAAGATCCAGTTCACGGTGCCGCTGCTGGAGCCGCACCTCGACCCGGAGGCGGCCGAGCAG ATCCGGAGGCGCCGACCGACTCCTGCCAACCTGGTCCTGAGCAGCGACCAGTCGTCCCCAG agATCGACGAGGACCGACTGCCCAACCCCCTGCTGAAG TCAGGTCTGGCCATGTCGCCCAGGCAGAGGAAGAAGGTTTCCCGCACCACCCCGACCATGAAag agctgcagatgATGGTGGAGCATCACCTGTGCAAGCAGGCgcagggcgaggaggaggaggaggaggcggccagCGCCGGTGGCCCCGGCCACTGCCACCACAGTGACACCGAGCACAGCCACAGCCCCGGCGGCACCTGCCCGCTGGCCACACACCAGGGGCGCCCCGGCCCTGGCGAAC cacccacaggGACCCACGGGGACGGGCGGCAAAGCCTGGCCGAGGAGGGCACCCATATAGCACCGAAGGAAGGTGCCAGCAAgggtgctgccagcagccagtAG
- the PDE1B gene encoding dual specificity calcium/calmodulin-dependent 3',5'-cyclic nucleotide phosphodiesterase 1B isoform X1: MEPPRSLPGLEPDRDALDPAGVCPSPLEIKSAPSKKIWVKLRALLRYMVKQLETGEVNVEELKRNLEYAASLLEAVYIDETRQMLDTEDELREMGSDAAVPSEVRDWLAATFTQQARAKGRRAEEKPKFRSIVHAVQAGIFVERMFRRTYTAVGPSYSTSVLNCLKSLDLWCFDVFALNRVTEDHSLRTIVFELFTRHNLNSRFKIPSVFLTTLLDALEAGYGKYRNPYHNQVHAADVTQTVHCFLLRTGMLHYLTEIEVLAIIFAAAIHDYEHTGTTNSFHIQTKSDCAILYNDRSVLENHHISAVFRMMQDDEMNIFVNLTKDEFVELRALVIEMVLATDMSCHFQQVKSMKTSLQQLERIDKSKVLSLLLHAADISHPTKQWSVHSRWTKALMEEFFRQGDKEAELGLPFSPLCDRTSTLVAQSQIGFIDFIVEPTFSVLTDVAEKMVLPPAEDCTKAKGNPAASQQASSQWRQTSLDEHLELGDVKADLAGFRSTWAKYIQENKQKWKERAASGITNQASIEELSPCEEQPPAAPGRHKQNGDVE; this comes from the exons ATGGAGCCGCCGCGGAGCCTCCCGGGGCTGGAGCCCGACCGCGACGCGCTGGACCCGGCCGGCGTCTGCCCGTCCCCGCTGGAGATCAAGTCCGCCCCCAGCAAGAAGATCTGGGTCAAGCTCCGGGCGCT GCTGCGGTACATGGTGAAGCAGCTGGAGACGGGCGAGGTGAACGTGGAGGAGCTGAAGAGGAACCTGGAATACGCCGCCTCGCTGCTGGAGGCCGTCTACATCGACGAGACGAG GCAGATGCTGGACACGGAGGACGAGCTGCGGGAGATGGGCTCGGACGCGGCGGTGCCCTCGGAAGTGCGGGACTGGCTGGCGGCCACCTTCACCCAGCAGGCGCGAGCCAAAGGGCGGCGGGCGGAGGAGAAGCCCAAGTTCCGCAGCATCGTTCACGCCGTCCAGGCCGGCATCTTCGTGGAGAG GATGTTCCGCCGGACGTACACGGCCGTGGGGCCCAGCTACTCCACCTCCGTCCTGAACTGCCTGAAG AGTCTGGACCTGTGGTGCTTCGACGTCTTCGCGCTGAACCGGGTGACGGAGGATCACTCCCTGCGGACCATCGTCTTCGAGCTCTTCACCCGACACAACCTCAACAGCCGCTTCAAG ATCCCCTCCGTCTTCCTGACCACGCTGCTGGACGCGCTGGAGGCCGGTTACGGCAAGTACCGCAACCCCTACCACAACCAGGTCCACGCCGCCGACGTCACCCAGACCGTCCATTGCTTCTTGCTCCGCACCGGCATGTTG CACTACCTGACGGAGATCGAGGTCCTGGCCATCATCTTCGCTGCCGCCATCCACGACTACGAGCACACGGGCACCACCAACAGCTTCCACATCCAGACCAA GTCGGACTGTGCCATCCTCTACAACGACCGCTCGGTGCTGGAGAACCACCACATCAGCGCTGTCTTCCGCATGATGCAGGATGACGAGATGAACATCTTCGTCAACCTCACCAAGGACGAGTTTGT GGAGCTGCGGGCTCTGGTCATCGAGATGGTCCTGGCCACCGACATGTCCTGCCACTTCCAGCAGGTGAAGTCCATGAAGAcgtccctgcagcagctggagag GATCGATAAGTCCAAGGTGCTGTCGCTGCTGCTGCACGCGGCCGACATCAGCCACCCCACCAAGCAGTGGTCGGTCCACAGCCGCTGGACCAAAGCCCTGATGGAGGAGTTCTTCAGGCAG GGGGACAAGGAagctgagctggggctgcccttcTCGCCCCTCTGCGACCGCACCTCCACGCTGGTGGCCCAGTCCCAGATCG gcTTCATCGACTTCATCGTGGAGCCCACCTTCTCGGTGTTGACCGACGTGGCCGAGAAGATGGTGCTGCCCCCCGCCGAGGACTGCACCAAAGCCAAGGGCAACCCGGCGGCCAGCCAGCAGGCCAG ctCGCAGTGGCGGCAGACGTCCCTGGATGAGCACCTGGAGCTGGGGGACGTCAAAGCCGACCTGGCCGGCTTCCGCTCCACCTGGGCCAAGTACATCCAGGAGAACAAGCAGAAGTGGAAGGAGCGGGCGGCCAGCG GCATCACCAACCAGGCGTCCATCGAGGAGCTGTCGCCCTGCGAGGagcagccgcccgccgcccccggccggcACAAGCAGAACGGGGACGTGGAATAG
- the PDE1B gene encoding dual specificity calcium/calmodulin-dependent 3',5'-cyclic nucleotide phosphodiesterase 1B isoform X2 yields the protein MLLGHPWVPPPSPPSMAEPVTLCRTHLRGPILRLRYMVKQLETGEVNVEELKRNLEYAASLLEAVYIDETRQMLDTEDELREMGSDAAVPSEVRDWLAATFTQQARAKGRRAEEKPKFRSIVHAVQAGIFVERMFRRTYTAVGPSYSTSVLNCLKSLDLWCFDVFALNRVTEDHSLRTIVFELFTRHNLNSRFKIPSVFLTTLLDALEAGYGKYRNPYHNQVHAADVTQTVHCFLLRTGMLHYLTEIEVLAIIFAAAIHDYEHTGTTNSFHIQTKSDCAILYNDRSVLENHHISAVFRMMQDDEMNIFVNLTKDEFVELRALVIEMVLATDMSCHFQQVKSMKTSLQQLERIDKSKVLSLLLHAADISHPTKQWSVHSRWTKALMEEFFRQGDKEAELGLPFSPLCDRTSTLVAQSQIGFIDFIVEPTFSVLTDVAEKMVLPPAEDCTKAKGNPAASQQASSQWRQTSLDEHLELGDVKADLAGFRSTWAKYIQENKQKWKERAASGITNQASIEELSPCEEQPPAAPGRHKQNGDVE from the exons ATGCTgctggggcacccatgggtgccaccgccgtcccccccctccatggCAGAGCCCGTGACACTGTGCAGGACCCACCTGCGGGGCCCCATCCTGCG GCTGCGGTACATGGTGAAGCAGCTGGAGACGGGCGAGGTGAACGTGGAGGAGCTGAAGAGGAACCTGGAATACGCCGCCTCGCTGCTGGAGGCCGTCTACATCGACGAGACGAG GCAGATGCTGGACACGGAGGACGAGCTGCGGGAGATGGGCTCGGACGCGGCGGTGCCCTCGGAAGTGCGGGACTGGCTGGCGGCCACCTTCACCCAGCAGGCGCGAGCCAAAGGGCGGCGGGCGGAGGAGAAGCCCAAGTTCCGCAGCATCGTTCACGCCGTCCAGGCCGGCATCTTCGTGGAGAG GATGTTCCGCCGGACGTACACGGCCGTGGGGCCCAGCTACTCCACCTCCGTCCTGAACTGCCTGAAG AGTCTGGACCTGTGGTGCTTCGACGTCTTCGCGCTGAACCGGGTGACGGAGGATCACTCCCTGCGGACCATCGTCTTCGAGCTCTTCACCCGACACAACCTCAACAGCCGCTTCAAG ATCCCCTCCGTCTTCCTGACCACGCTGCTGGACGCGCTGGAGGCCGGTTACGGCAAGTACCGCAACCCCTACCACAACCAGGTCCACGCCGCCGACGTCACCCAGACCGTCCATTGCTTCTTGCTCCGCACCGGCATGTTG CACTACCTGACGGAGATCGAGGTCCTGGCCATCATCTTCGCTGCCGCCATCCACGACTACGAGCACACGGGCACCACCAACAGCTTCCACATCCAGACCAA GTCGGACTGTGCCATCCTCTACAACGACCGCTCGGTGCTGGAGAACCACCACATCAGCGCTGTCTTCCGCATGATGCAGGATGACGAGATGAACATCTTCGTCAACCTCACCAAGGACGAGTTTGT GGAGCTGCGGGCTCTGGTCATCGAGATGGTCCTGGCCACCGACATGTCCTGCCACTTCCAGCAGGTGAAGTCCATGAAGAcgtccctgcagcagctggagag GATCGATAAGTCCAAGGTGCTGTCGCTGCTGCTGCACGCGGCCGACATCAGCCACCCCACCAAGCAGTGGTCGGTCCACAGCCGCTGGACCAAAGCCCTGATGGAGGAGTTCTTCAGGCAG GGGGACAAGGAagctgagctggggctgcccttcTCGCCCCTCTGCGACCGCACCTCCACGCTGGTGGCCCAGTCCCAGATCG gcTTCATCGACTTCATCGTGGAGCCCACCTTCTCGGTGTTGACCGACGTGGCCGAGAAGATGGTGCTGCCCCCCGCCGAGGACTGCACCAAAGCCAAGGGCAACCCGGCGGCCAGCCAGCAGGCCAG ctCGCAGTGGCGGCAGACGTCCCTGGATGAGCACCTGGAGCTGGGGGACGTCAAAGCCGACCTGGCCGGCTTCCGCTCCACCTGGGCCAAGTACATCCAGGAGAACAAGCAGAAGTGGAAGGAGCGGGCGGCCAGCG GCATCACCAACCAGGCGTCCATCGAGGAGCTGTCGCCCTGCGAGGagcagccgcccgccgcccccggccggcACAAGCAGAACGGGGACGTGGAATAG